One window from the genome of Salvia splendens isolate huo1 chromosome 9, SspV2, whole genome shotgun sequence encodes:
- the LOC121747400 gene encoding probable BOI-related E3 ubiquitin-protein ligase 3, whose product MAIQAHLFPDNLCFPLLNSQDFSAVNGRGFDHPCFAPQQLIQFDQFPNSTNALFHQSTTIERQRFQFEQFLNSQNERLRAAMQEQRKHQMAILMKKCEPLLQQKDEEIAKAADRAVELRTFMKRIEIENLTWRRAAEESEAMIASLSRRLRENGAGDAESCCRNVELIEEENEKTVCRCCNSRNSCVVMLPCRHLCSCRECEVFLDSCPVCSVVKKGAIEALV is encoded by the exons ATGGCGATTCAAGCACACTTGTTTCCGGATAATCTATGTTTCCCGTTACTAAATTCTCAGGATTTCTCGGCCGTAAATGGCCGTGGATTCGATCATCCGTGTTTCGCGCCGCAGCAATTGATTCAGTTCGATCAGTTTCCGAACTCCACCAACGCTCTATTTCACCAATCCACGACGATCGAGAGGCAGAGGTTCCAATTCGAGCAGTTTCTTAACTCACAG AACGAGAGATTGAGAGCGGCAATGCAAGAGCAGAGGAAGCATCAGATGGCGATCCTGATGAAGAAATGCGAACCGCTGCTGCAGCAGAAAGACGAAGAGATCGCGAAGGCGGCGGATCGGGCGGTGGAGCTCCGTACCTTCATGAAGAGAATAGAGATCGAGAATCTGACGTGGCGGAGGGCGGCGGAGGAGAGCGAGGCGATGATCGCGTCGCTGAGCCGACGGCTGAGGGAAAATGGAGCTGGAGATGCGGAATCCTGCTGCCGGAACGTGGAATTGATCGAGGAAGAGAATGAGAAAACGGTGTGCAGATGCTGCAATTCGAGGAATTCGTGCGTGGTGATGCTGCCGTGCCGGCATCTGTGTTCGTGCAGAGAGTGTGAGGTTTTTCTCGATTCGTGCCCTGTTTGTAGTGTGGTGAAGAAAGGTGCCATTGAAGCACTggtttga
- the LOC121748408 gene encoding rac-like GTP-binding protein 5: MSASRFIKCVTVGDGAVGKTCLLISYTSNTFPTDYVPTVFDNFSANVVVDGSTVNLGLWDTAGQEDYNRLRPLSYRGADVFILAFSLISRASYENVSKKWIPELRHYAPGVPIILVGTKLDLREDKQFFVDHPGAVPITTAQGEDLKKSIGAAAYIECSAKTQQNVKAVFDAAIKVVLQPPKQKKKKKRKGQKACSIL; encoded by the exons ATGAGCGCTTCTAGGTTTATTAAGTGCGTGACGGTGGGCGACGGAGCTGTGGGTAAAACTTGCTTGCTCATTTCTTACACTAGCAACACTTTTCCCACT GATTATGTCCCGACTGTTTTCGATAATTTCAGTGCCAATGTCGTTGTGGACGGAAGCACTGTTAATCTGGGATTGTGGGATACTGCTG GTCAAGAGGATTACAACAGATTGAGACCATTGAGCTACCGTGGAGCTGATGTCTTCATACTCGCCTTCTCTCTTATTAGCAGGGCCAGCTACGAGAATGTCTCTAAGAAG TGGATTCCTGAATTAAGGCATTATGCTCCTGGAGTTCCAATAATCCTTGTGGGGACCAAGCTTG ATCTTCGAGAGGACAAGCAGTTCTTTGTGGACCACCCGGGAGCAGTGCCCATTACGACAGCACAG GGAGAGGACTTGAAGAAATCGATTGGAGCTGCTGCTTACATCGAATGCAGTGCTAAGACACAACAG AATGTGAAAGCTGTCTTCGATGCAGCAATCAAGGTTGTTCTGCAGCCACCCaagcaaaagaagaaaaagaagagaaagggCCAAAAGGCTTGCAGCATATTATAA
- the LOC121749607 gene encoding uncharacterized protein LOC121749607, whose product MERLIYSNSLPLNRRLNSPFLPQLAQADSPQRLGSPPFPRRLKSVSCSINVNSSGIFPRRGVDDSPEINLEPVVDSGNVSAPEPGFLKWFAQKLSRQQKVVNAGKVMLLSAFILTFLHPATVSPAFASFQTAAKSGGPAAAAVGSTLVRSEFLSSAWTGFFAGCLHTLSGPDHLAALAPLSIGRTKMESAAVGALWGCGHDAGQLLFGLLFLLLKDRLHIEVIRNWGTRVVGLTLLVIGGMGIREASEVPVPCIALENGECDVCEYEDLVSQPVGKKIGFATFATGIVHGLQPDALMMILPALALPSRLAGAAFLLMFLVGTVIAMGSYTVFIGSCSEALKERVPRITEKLTWASSLIAIALGLALLVSQYFGFSLY is encoded by the exons ATGGAGAGGTTGATCTACTCCAATTCCCTTCCTCTCAACCGCCGCCTCAATTCGCCGTTTCTTCCACAGCTCGCTCAAGCGGACTCGCCCCAGAGGCTCGGATCGCCTCCGTTTCCGCGCCGATTGAAGTCGGTTTCCTGCAGCATCAATGTGAACAGCTCGGGGATTTTCCCCCGTAGAGGCGTGGATGATTCGCCGGAGATCAATTTGGAGCCTGTTGTGGATTCGGGGAATGTGTCTGCGCCGGAGCCGGGGTTTCTCAAATGGTTTGCTCAGAAATTGTCTCGGCAGCAGAAG GTGGTTAACGCTGGGAAGGTAATGCTACTATCAGCGTTCATTTTAACGTTTCTCCATCCAGCTACCGTATCTCCAGCCTTTGCAAGTTTCCAAACCGCAGCCAAATCAGGAGGTCCAGCTGCAGCTGCAGTTGGTAGCACTCTTGTCCGCAGTGAGTTTCTAAGCAGTGCGTGGACGGGTTTTTTTGCTGGGTGTCTGCACACGCTATCCGGCCCAGATCACCTCGCTGCATTAGCACCACTCTCAATCGGCCGcacaaaaatggaaagtgctGCTGTTGGAGCTCTATGGGGATGTGGGCACGACGCTGGCCAGTTACTGTTCGGCCTGCTGTTTTTACTCTTGAAAGACCGACTTCATATTGAGGTTATCAGAAACTGGGGAACGAGAGTTGTGGGCTTAACTCTGCTCGTTATTGGTGGAATGGGGATCCGGGAAGCTTCAGAGGTCCCCGTACCTTGTATCGCCTTAGAAAATGGCGAATGTGATGTTTGTGAGTACGAAGACCTTGTGAGCCAGCCAGTTGGAAAGAAGATCGGGTTTGCTACATTTGCCACGGGAATTGTTCACGGGCTTCAGCCTGATGCGTTGATGATGATCTTGCCTGCACTTGCTCTGCCTTCCCGGCTTGCTGGTGCTGCGTTTTTGTTGATGTTTCTAGTCGGGACTGTCATCGCGATGGGAAGCTATACCGTCTTTATAGGCTCGTGTAGCGAGGCTCTAAAGGAGAGAGTTCCCCGGATTACAGAGAAGCTCACTTGGGCGTCTTCCCTCATCGCGATCGCACTTGGGCTTGCTCTTCTAGTTAGCCAGTATTTTGGATTTAGTCTCTATTGA
- the LOC121749608 gene encoding probable CDP-diacylglycerol--inositol 3-phosphatidyltransferase 2, which yields MAKKSRPSTLSVYLYVPNIIGYVRILMNCYAFAICFKNKYLFSLLYFVSFVCDALDGYFARKLNQVSTFGAVLDMVTDRISTACLLVVLSQVYRPGLIFLSLLALDIASHWFQMYSTFLVGKSSHKDVKDSSSWLFKLYYRNRKFMGYCCVSCEVLYIILFLLANNPTENLIEVLSNVSTRNWLYLTLLPLSLVGWAIKQLINIIQMKTAADACILYDIAKKQ from the exons ATGGCGAAGAAGTCCAGACCTAGCACCTTGTCCGTGTATCTGTACGTCCCAAACATAATCG GTTATGTAAGGATTTTAATGAATTGCTATGCTTTCGCGATATGCTTTAAGAACAAGTATCTTTTCTCCCTTTTGTATTTTGTTAG cTTTGTGTGTGATGCTTTGGATGGATATTTTGCACGCAAATTGAATCAAG TTTCGACATTTGGTGCTGTTCTTGACATGGTTACAGACAG GATAAGTACAGCTTGTCTGTTGGTTGTACTCTCCCAAGTTTATAG GCCTGGGTTGATTTTCTTGTCATTGCTTGCTCTAGACATTGCCAGTCATTGGTTTCAAATGTATAG TACCTTCTTGGTGGGCAAGAGTAGCCATAAAGATGTTAAAGATAGCAGCAGCTGGCTTTTCAAGCTCTACTACAGGAATCGGAAGTTTATGGGTTATTGTTGTGTTTCTTGTGAG GTGCTTTATATTATATTGTTTCTTCTGGCAAATAATCCGACCGAGAACCTTATAGAA GTTTTATCAAATGTTTCAACGCGAAACTGGCTCTACCTGACTTTACTTCCCTTGAGTCTCGTTGGATGGGCGATCAAACAACTAATTAATATCATACAG ATGAAGACAGCTGCAGATGCGTGTATACTCTATGACATTGCAAAGAAGCAGTAA